GGATTTCCGAAACTATTGCCACTCATCAAAAGCACCAATAAATTTATTTTGGATGAGCGAACTACCGGAATAAATAATATTCGACACATTTATTTAAAAATTAAATAAGTAATCGAAACTACTCTCTTTACAAGCATTTTAAAATTTCGTCACTCATCGGGCTTAGGGATGCCGGAAAAAATTTTATGAGTTCACCTTTTTCATTAATCAAATATTTGGCAAAATTCCAATCCGGTTGCGTATCGTTCCAACCATTTAATTCCTTTGTGGAAAGCCATTTATAAAGCGGCGCCATTTCTGACCCTTTAACCGAAATTTTTTCAAACATCGTAAAAGTTACTCCATAGTTTTTTGTACAAAAGGATTGAATATCCTGATTGCTGCCGGGCTCTTGACCTCCAAAATTATTTGCAGGAAAGCCAAGCACTTCCACCTTATCTGCGTATTTTTTGTGGAGTTCTTCCAGCTCTGCATACTGTGGTGTATTTCCACATTCAGAAGCAGTATTTACTAGTAGCATTTTTTTGCCTTTGAATTGAGCCAGTGAAAGGTCTTTTCCGTCTATTGATATCAATGTAAAATCGTATACCGAAGTGCTTGTTTGCATGGTTGATAAGTGTTTGTTTTCCGGACGGGTTTGAATTTCACCACAACCGGCTAAACCTATAAAACCCATTAGAAAGATAGATGAATAAATTAAATTAGATTTCATTTCTTGCTTTTTTACCTAACAGCTAAAATTAAATAATGTTTCATCACTTTACTCAAATTTCTCTGAGAGTGTTGTCTACCATTTTGTAGCAGGATATGATTCAACTCATTGCGTGTTATTCCAATTGAAATTATCTTTGATAAAGTATTAAACATACGTTATCTTTTTTCAATAAATTAATTAAAACCCCAATAAAATGAACTTCTTTAATTTAAAAACAACTTGGAAAAACTGGGAATTCATTCCCTTAAAATTGTGCATTGCCGCCGCTTATCTGCTAATTGGCGCCTATTTTCAAGAATGGATTAGAAACCATTATATGCCGCTATTGCTACTATTTGTAGTATGCGTATTATGGGCAGTTTATTTATGGATAAGTAAGCTTAGAAAAGAGAACTAGAGCGCCTTAATTTAAACCGCTTTCATTGTTTCCAATTGCTCGCTTAATCCAGCCCAGTTTTCCATTTCCTTTTCCAGATTTGCTTTCAGCGCTTCATACTTTTGAAAGATATCACTTGTTTTGATAGCTTCCTTGTATTTCTCGGGATCCATCAGCACCTCATCCATTTGCTTGATTTCAGCTTCTAAGCGTTCAATCTCCTTTTCGCTTTTACTGATTTGATTGGCAATTTTACGCAGTTCCTTATCGCTTTCACGCTTTTGTTCGAAGCTGATTTTATTTTCTTCGTTGGAAGCCTTTTGCGCCTTCTTTTCATCAGAAGCCGCTTTTGCCATTGTCGCTTTTACTTCCAGCTCACCTAAGGAAGCCATTTTTTTGGAGGCCAAAAAATCATACACATCACCAATGTGTTGCTTGATTGTTTTATTTCGAAACTCAAAAACTTTATTTGTTAATCCTTGTAAGAAATCGCGGTCATGGCTAACAATAATTAAAGTGCCATCGTATTTAATTAAGGCGCTTTTCAACACATCTTTACTACGCATATCAAGGTGGTTGGTTGGCTCATCCAGCACTAACAAATTATAGGGGTGCAACAATAATTTGCACATTGCCAAACGCGATTTTTCACCCCCTGAAAGCACTTTCACCTTCTTTTCAATGGTATCTCCACCAAATAAGAAGGAGCCCAATAAACCTCTTACATTTTTACGAATGTCGCCCACAGCCGCTTCATCAATGGTTTGAAAAACTGTTTTCTCTCCATCCAGCATCTCCGCTTGATTCTGCGCATAATAACCAATATCCACATTGTGGCCAATCGTTAATTTTCCATCATATGGTTCTTTGCCTACAATCAGTTTCGACAAGGTTGATTTTCCTTCTCCATTTCTACCCACAAAAGCAATTTTTTCCTGACGTTCGATCATAAAATCAATGCCCGAAAAAATGACTTTATCACCATATTTTTTCTGCACCTGCTCTGCTTCAACAGTCACTTTTCCTGATCGCGGTGCTTCCGGAAAGCGGAATCGAATACTAGAAGTTTCTTCATCATCCACTTCTACGCGTTCTAATTTATCCAGCTTTTTAATTAAACTCTGTGCAAAAGCTGCTTTGTTTTTCTTTGCTCGAAATTTATTTATCAGCTCTTCTGTATGTTCAATGTATTTTTCTTGGTTCTTTGCTTCAGCTTGTTGCAGCGCTCTTCGCTCGGTCCGTAATTCTACATAGCGGGAATAATTTGTTTTGTAATCGTAAATTTTCCCTAAACTAATTTCTATGGTGCGATTGGTAATGTTATCCAAAAAAGCCCTATCGTGGCTCACCAACACTAAAGCACCAGCATAATTTTTCAAGAAATCCTCCAGCCATTGAATACTTTCAATATCCAAGTGATTTGTGGGTTCATCCAGTAATAACACACTGGGCTTTTGCAATAAAATTTTTGCCAATTCAATGCGCATTCTCCAGCCACCGCTAAACTCATCCGTAAGACGGGTTAAATCGGAGCGTTCAAATCCTAATCCAAATAAAACCAATTCGATATTCGAATGAATGCTGTACCCATCCAACATTTGGTAGCGTTCATTGCAATCATGTTGTTCATGAATCAAATCTAAATATTCCTTGCTGGCGTGGTCTTGACGCTTTTCCAGCTCTTTATTAATTTCCTCAATTTTATGTTCCAGATTTTTAATCTCCACAAAAGCAGTGGCT
The sequence above is a segment of the Bacteroidota bacterium genome. Coding sequences within it:
- a CDS encoding glutathione peroxidase — translated: MKSNLIYSSIFLMGFIGLAGCGEIQTRPENKHLSTMQTSTSVYDFTLISIDGKDLSLAQFKGKKMLLVNTASECGNTPQYAELEELHKKYADKVEVLGFPANNFGGQEPGSNQDIQSFCTKNYGVTFTMFEKISVKGSEMAPLYKWLSTKELNGWNDTQPDWNFAKYLINEKGELIKFFPASLSPMSDEILKCL
- a CDS encoding ABC-F family ATP-binding cassette domain-containing protein translates to MISVNQLSVQFGGNFLFDEVSFLVNSRDRIGLVGKNGAGKSTLLKILSGTQASESGSIAKQNDCTLGYLPQEMVYQSGQTVFDEAATAFVEIKNLEHKIEEINKELEKRQDHASKEYLDLIHEQHDCNERYQMLDGYSIHSNIELVLFGLGFERSDLTRLTDEFSGGWRMRIELAKILLQKPSVLLLDEPTNHLDIESIQWLEDFLKNYAGALVLVSHDRAFLDNITNRTIEISLGKIYDYKTNYSRYVELRTERRALQQAEAKNQEKYIEHTEELINKFRAKKNKAAFAQSLIKKLDKLERVEVDDEETSSIRFRFPEAPRSGKVTVEAEQVQKKYGDKVIFSGIDFMIERQEKIAFVGRNGEGKSTLSKLIVGKEPYDGKLTIGHNVDIGYYAQNQAEMLDGEKTVFQTIDEAAVGDIRKNVRGLLGSFLFGGDTIEKKVKVLSGGEKSRLAMCKLLLHPYNLLVLDEPTNHLDMRSKDVLKSALIKYDGTLIIVSHDRDFLQGLTNKVFEFRNKTIKQHIGDVYDFLASKKMASLGELEVKATMAKAASDEKKAQKASNEENKISFEQKRESDKELRKIANQISKSEKEIERLEAEIKQMDEVLMDPEKYKEAIKTSDIFQKYEALKANLEKEMENWAGLSEQLETMKAV